GGGCGGAAGCCCTGCGTGGGGTCCTCGGTCGTGATGCGGCACTGCAGCGCGGCTCCGCGGAGGTGCAGATCCTCCTGGCGGAGACCCAGCTCATCGAGGGTCTGCCCCGCCGCGATGCGCATCTGGCTCTGCACGAGGTCGACGTCGGTGACCTCCTCGGTCACGGTGTGCTCGACCTGGATGCGCGGGTTCATCTCGATGAAGACGACCTCGCCCGCGCGCTCCCCCGCCGTCTCCAGCAGGAACTCCACCGTTCCGGCGTTCTCGTAGCCGATCGACCGCGCGAAGGCCACGGCGTATCCGTGCAGAGCGGTGCGGATGCTGTCGTCGAGGTTGGGCGCCGGTGCGATCTCGACGACCTTCTGGTGCCGCCTCTGCACCGAGCAGTCGCGTTCGAACAGGTGCACGGTCTCGCCGGTCTTGTCGGCGAGGATCTGCACCTCGATGTGCCGCGGCCGCACCACGGCCTGCTCGAGGAACATGCGCGGATCGCCGAACGCGCTGGCGGCTTCCCGCATGGCCTCGGCCAGAGCGGGCGCGAGCTCCTCCTTCGTCTCGACGCGGCGCATGCCGCGCCCGCCGCCGCCCGCGACCGCCTTGGCGAAGAGCGGGAAGCCGATCTCGTCCGCCTGCGCCACGAGCGCATCGACGTCGTCGGACGCCTCCGTGGATCGCAGCACGGGCACGCCCGCTTCGATGGCGTGGCGCTTGGCCTCGACCTTGTTGCCTGCCATCTCCAGCACCTTCGCCGGGGGGCCGATGAAGACGATGCCGTTCGCCGCGGCCTTCTCGGCGAGCTCCGGGTTCTCCGACAGGAACCCGTACCCGGGGTAGATCGCGTCGGCACCCGACTCCCGCGCGACGCGGATGATCTCGTCGACGTCGAGATAGGCGCGCACGGGATGCCCGCGATCTCCGATCTCGTACGCCTCATCAGCCTTCAGCCGGTGGACGGAACCCCGGTCCTCGTGAGGGAAGACGGCGACCGTCCTCGCACCCACCTCGTACGCCGCGCGGAATGCGCGGATCGCGATCTCGCCGCGGTTCGCCACAAGGATCTTCGTGAACATGCACACCTCTAAGGGCTCGATGCTCGACGTTTTCGTCGTGCATGGGGCGGGGCTGAGTGTTCCCCCAGCCTAGGGGAAGGTAACGTGGAGTCCGTGCACGTACTCAGCGTCAGCTCTCTCAAGGGAGGCGTCGGCAAGACGACCGTGACTCTCGGACTGGCCTCAGCGGCCTTCGCCCGGGGCGTCAGGACTCTCGTCGTCGACCTCGACCCGCAGTCCGACGTCTCCACCGGCATGGACATCCAGGTCGCCGGTCGACTCAACGTCGCAGACGTCCTGGCGAACCCCAAGGAGAAGGTCGTCCGGCAGGCGATCACCGCCAGCGGCTGGGCGAAGGTGCACCCGGGCACCATCGATGTGCTCATCGGCAGCCCGTCGGCCATCAACTTCGACGGTCCGCACCCGAGCGTCCGCGACGTGTGGAAGCTCGAGGAGGCCCTCGCCGCCGTCGAGGCCGACTATGATCTCGTGCTCATCGACTGCGCACCGTCTCTCAACGCCCTCACCCGCACGGCATGGGCTGCCAGCGACCGCGTGATGGTGGTCACCGAGCCGGGGTTGTTCTCCGTCGCGGCGGCCGACCGCGCGCTGCGTGCGATCGAGGAGATCCGCCGCGGCCTCTCCCCCCGTCTGCAGCCGCTGGGCATCGTGGTCAACCGCGTGCGCCCGCAGTCGATCGAGCACCAGTTCCGCATCAAGGAGCTGCGCGACATGTTCGGCCCGCTCGTCCTGTCTCCGCAGCTTCCCGAGCGCACGTCGCTGCAGCAGGCACAGGGCGCCGCGAAGCCCTTGCACATCTGGCCGGGAGACTCCGCACAGGAGTTGGCCGCCGACTTCGACCTCTTGCTCGACCGGATCATCCGCACTGGGCGCATCCCGGTGCCGGAGAACGGCCCTCAGGCCTGATCCACCGCGCACACGTGAAACGCCCGCTCATCGAGCGGGCGTTCTCCGTTTCTGTCGGATGCGCTCCGGGTCAGTGCCCGGGAGTGTCAGGCCGAGCGCCGGGCACGACGTGCAGACAGCTCGTCGACAGGGTCGGGCGCCGTGGGGTCGAACTCCACGAGCGTCGACTCGACCTCGCGCAGGACCTTTCCGACGGCGATGCCGAAGACGCCCTGACCGCGGCTGACCAGGTCGATCACCTCGTCGTTCGACGTGCACAGGTAGACCGACGCGCCATCGCTCATGAGGGTGGTGCCCGCGAGATCGCGGATGCCGGCCCGGCGCAGCTCTTCCACCGCGGTGCGGATCTGCTGCAGCGAGATGCCGGTGTCGAGAAGGCTCTTCACGAGCTTGAGGACGAGGATGTCGCGGAACCCGTAGAGGCGCTGCGAACCGGAGCCGCTGGCGCCGCGGACGGTCGGCTCCACGAGCTCGGTGCGGGCCCAGTAGTCGAGCTGGCGATACGTGATGCCCGCCGCCCGCGCGGCCACGGCGCCGCGGTAGCCGACCTCGTCATCCATGGCCGGGAGGCCGTCGGTGAAGAGGAGTTCGGTCACGAACCGCGGGTCGCCTGCACGCTCGTCCGCATTCATCTGAAGTCCTCCCTGAAGCTGTTACCTCCACGCTAGAGCAGTGCCATGACACCGGCAACGACATCCGCACCGCTCGGAAGGTGTGTCGCAATCAGTTCGTTACGAAAGGACCCTGGACAGCGCTTCCTTGACGAAATGCGCGCGCACCTCGTCGATCTTCGTCGCGAGTTCGGGGCCCAGTTCGCTCGCCTTGGCACGCGACGCGGCGTCGGTGCGCCGCAGCAGCG
This Microbacterium sp. XT11 DNA region includes the following protein-coding sequences:
- a CDS encoding ParA family protein, whose translation is MHVLSVSSLKGGVGKTTVTLGLASAAFARGVRTLVVDLDPQSDVSTGMDIQVAGRLNVADVLANPKEKVVRQAITASGWAKVHPGTIDVLIGSPSAINFDGPHPSVRDVWKLEEALAAVEADYDLVLIDCAPSLNALTRTAWAASDRVMVVTEPGLFSVAAADRALRAIEEIRRGLSPRLQPLGIVVNRVRPQSIEHQFRIKELRDMFGPLVLSPQLPERTSLQQAQGAAKPLHIWPGDSAQELAADFDLLLDRIIRTGRIPVPENGPQA
- a CDS encoding MerR family transcriptional regulator, which translates into the protein MNADERAGDPRFVTELLFTDGLPAMDDEVGYRGAVAARAAGITYRQLDYWARTELVEPTVRGASGSGSQRLYGFRDILVLKLVKSLLDTGISLQQIRTAVEELRRAGIRDLAGTTLMSDGASVYLCTSNDEVIDLVSRGQGVFGIAVGKVLREVESTLVEFDPTAPDPVDELSARRARRSA